GTATTGACAATATTATTTTTATCGCAATTTTGGTCGGCAAACTTCCACTTCACCAAAGAGACAAGGGGCGTATTGTTGGACTTAGCTTAGCGATGATAACGCGTATATTGTTGCTACTTTCTCTATTTTGGATAATGAAGCTCACAAAGCCGTTATTTAGCGTTTTAGGATTTAGTTTTGCCGGACGAGATTTGGTGCTGATACTCGGAGGGTTGTTTTTGATAGTCAAGTCAACATTAGAAATTCACTCAAGTGTTTTAGGAGAACATGAAGAGACTAAAAAGATTGACAAAAATGCACATGCAAATTTCTTCGCCGTTATCACCGAAATAGCGATTTTAGATATTGTATTTTCACTTGATAGTGTTATTACTGCTGTGGGTATGGCTCAGCACATTGAGATTATGATCATTGCAGTTATTTTAGCTGTTGGAGTAATGATGTTTGCTTCAAAAGCTATATCAAATTTCGTGGATAATAACCCAACTATAAAAATTCTTGCTCTTTCATTTTTGGTCTTAGTTGGTTTTGCACTTATCGCAGATGGCTTTGGTACGCATATACCAAAAGGCTATATCTACTTCTCGATGGCATTTTCTTTGGTTGTGGAGCTTATAAATATCTACGCCAAAAACAAGGCAAAATAGGCTTAGTGAATCTACTTAGCGACAATCTAAATAAACTCATCATCACCTTGGCTGTCCCTGCT
This portion of the Campylobacter anatolicus genome encodes:
- a CDS encoding TerC family protein; the encoded protein is MLEWIVSPEAWISLLTLTGLEIVLGIDNIIFIAILVGKLPLHQRDKGRIVGLSLAMITRILLLLSLFWIMKLTKPLFSVLGFSFAGRDLVLILGGLFLIVKSTLEIHSSVLGEHEETKKIDKNAHANFFAVITEIAILDIVFSLDSVITAVGMAQHIEIMIIAVILAVGVMMFASKAISNFVDNNPTIKILALSFLVLVGFALIADGFGTHIPKGYIYFSMAFSLVVELINIYAKNKAK